A region from the Oceanidesulfovibrio marinus genome encodes:
- the ptsP gene encoding phosphoenolpyruvate--protein phosphotransferase: MSRVILQGIPVSAGISVGKAFFMNRRSFANVPRHTVPESLISAEQARLDRAFQLVNDELTQARDRLPVELADHASIIDSHVMISRDRKLLARSREIVHDMAITAEWALEKAVREVERKFEVIEDPYLRERIADVRLVAQRIIKKLLGQHTGTEVEAGVSNRVVLMAHDLSPADTIGLDISKIMSLATTEGGKTSHTGILARSLQIPALVGVTDLETYVNDGDLVIIDGLKGKLIVNPEEAELEFYSDLKYQFENYHKSIMQECHLPGETIDGYRINVFANVELFDELSSVNENGAEGVGLYRTEYTFLSRNELPTEEELTDEYMQMAQILGKRKVVFRSLDLGADKLARVFGTLQEPNPALGLRAIRFSMRHRDLFRRQLKAVLRASVKGNVALMFPMISGLNEIHEAKAVLREAQRELEAEGREYDPDMPVGIMVELPSTVFIADALAHEVDFFSVGTNDLIQYSLGIDRLNRHVSYLYQPLHPAVIRSIKYVVDAGHHAGIEVSVCGELASDPYCVPILLGMGVDTISITPQAIPGIKRIIRQTTMEDCKKLLKDVQEHFQVSAINHTVRESIFRQFPEELTFYASILDNEELPA; this comes from the coding sequence TTGAGCCGAGTCATATTGCAGGGCATCCCTGTCTCCGCGGGCATCTCCGTCGGCAAGGCGTTCTTCATGAACCGCCGGAGCTTTGCGAACGTGCCGCGCCACACCGTGCCGGAATCGCTGATCAGCGCGGAGCAGGCCCGCCTGGACCGTGCGTTCCAGCTGGTGAACGACGAGCTGACCCAGGCCCGCGACCGGCTGCCTGTGGAGCTGGCCGACCACGCCTCCATCATCGACTCCCACGTGATGATAAGCCGCGACCGCAAGCTGCTGGCCCGGTCCCGGGAGATCGTGCACGACATGGCCATCACCGCCGAGTGGGCGCTGGAAAAGGCCGTGCGCGAAGTGGAGCGCAAGTTCGAGGTCATCGAGGACCCCTATCTGCGCGAGCGCATCGCCGACGTCCGGCTGGTGGCGCAGCGCATCATCAAGAAGCTTCTGGGACAGCACACCGGCACCGAGGTGGAGGCCGGCGTGTCCAACCGCGTGGTGCTCATGGCCCACGACCTCTCCCCGGCGGACACCATCGGCCTGGACATCTCCAAGATCATGTCCCTGGCCACCACCGAAGGCGGCAAGACCTCGCACACGGGCATCCTCGCGCGCTCGCTGCAGATTCCCGCACTGGTGGGCGTCACGGATCTGGAGACGTACGTCAACGACGGTGATCTCGTGATCATCGACGGGCTCAAGGGCAAGCTCATAGTCAACCCGGAGGAGGCCGAGCTCGAGTTCTACTCAGACCTCAAGTACCAGTTCGAGAACTACCACAAGTCCATCATGCAGGAGTGCCATCTGCCCGGCGAGACCATCGACGGCTACCGCATCAACGTCTTCGCCAATGTGGAGCTCTTCGACGAGCTTTCCTCGGTCAACGAGAACGGGGCCGAAGGGGTGGGGCTCTACCGCACGGAGTACACCTTCCTCTCGCGCAACGAGCTACCCACCGAGGAGGAGCTGACCGACGAGTACATGCAGATGGCGCAGATACTGGGCAAACGCAAGGTGGTGTTCCGCAGCCTGGACCTGGGCGCGGACAAGCTGGCCAGAGTCTTCGGCACGCTGCAGGAGCCCAACCCGGCCCTGGGGCTGCGGGCCATCCGTTTCTCCATGCGCCACCGCGATCTGTTCCGGCGCCAGCTCAAGGCCGTTCTGCGTGCCAGCGTAAAGGGCAATGTGGCCCTGATGTTTCCCATGATCTCCGGCCTCAACGAGATTCACGAGGCCAAGGCCGTGCTGCGCGAGGCCCAGCGGGAGCTGGAGGCCGAAGGCCGCGAGTACGATCCGGATATGCCGGTGGGCATCATGGTGGAGCTGCCCTCCACCGTGTTCATCGCCGACGCCCTGGCCCACGAGGTGGACTTTTTCTCCGTGGGCACCAACGACCTCATCCAGTACTCCCTGGGCATCGACCGGCTCAACAGGCACGTATCCTACCTGTACCAGCCGCTGCATCCGGCGGTCATCCGCTCCATCAAGTACGTGGTGGACGCCGGGCACCATGCCGGCATCGAGGTCTCGGTGTGCGGTGAGCTGGCCTCGGACCCCTACTGCGTGCCCATCCTTCTGGGCATGGGCGTGGACACCATCTCCATCACGCCCCAGGCCATACCGGGCATCAAGCGGATCATCCGCCAGACCACCATGGAAGACTGCAAGAAGCTGCTCAAGGATGTGCAGGAGCACTTCCAGGTCTCGGCCATCAACCACACCGTGCGCGAGAGCATCTTCCGGCAGTTCCCGGAGGAGCTGACCTTTTACGCCTCCATCCTCGACAACGAGGAACTCCCGGCGTAA
- a CDS encoding HPr family phosphocarrier protein, with the protein MAERKDTMENAENGDVLTARTEVRVMNEQGLHARPAAKLAQEAQKYGCEVYLVAGDERVDAKSVVDILTLAAAHGTDLVLETQGEGASEAADRLALFFRNRFEDTV; encoded by the coding sequence ATGGCCGAGAGGAAAGACACCATGGAGAACGCCGAAAACGGCGATGTACTGACAGCCCGTACCGAGGTGCGCGTCATGAACGAGCAGGGCCTGCACGCCAGACCGGCGGCCAAGCTCGCTCAGGAAGCACAGAAGTACGGCTGCGAGGTCTACCTGGTGGCCGGCGACGAACGGGTGGACGCGAAGAGCGTGGTCGATATACTAACCCTGGCGGCCGCTCATGGAACGGATCTGGTGCTGGAGACACAGGGCGAAGGCGCTTCCGAAGCCGCCGACCGCCTGGCGCTTTTTTTCCGCAACCGTTTCGAAGATACGGTCTGA
- a CDS encoding PTS system mannose/fructose/sorbose family transporter subunit IID, translating into MSASAGDDRTLLGHARPLMSCFLRTYFVGAAFNTRGMQNVGLVFSMEPGLEVIYPDPAKRAVARQRYLSHYNTHYFWTPLLVGVFLSLEDKISKGLFPANVLESVKDTTVYTLSAIGDSVLTGSLLMFWSLTTALFLAAGAGWAALVWGLFWFVSLQLFKLSTFLMGYKEGLRLISRLRQWNLINWGRRLKVINALILVLLLYLLWPEGKSSWQWLAGAVALGLFAWLVSRRHVSREIMVLVLLAFWWCLPWLQESLGVAF; encoded by the coding sequence ATGAGCGCATCGGCCGGCGATGATAGAACGCTTCTGGGACACGCCCGGCCGCTGATGTCGTGCTTCCTGCGGACGTACTTCGTGGGTGCGGCCTTCAACACGCGCGGCATGCAGAACGTCGGGCTCGTCTTCTCCATGGAGCCGGGGCTCGAGGTCATCTACCCCGATCCTGCCAAGCGCGCTGTCGCCAGGCAGCGGTATCTGAGCCATTACAACACCCATTACTTCTGGACGCCGCTGCTGGTGGGCGTGTTCTTGTCCCTGGAGGACAAAATATCGAAGGGGCTGTTCCCGGCCAATGTCCTCGAGTCCGTCAAGGACACGACGGTCTATACGCTGTCCGCTATCGGCGACTCTGTTCTGACTGGCAGCCTGCTCATGTTCTGGTCGCTGACCACGGCCTTGTTTCTGGCGGCAGGGGCGGGCTGGGCCGCTCTGGTCTGGGGGCTGTTCTGGTTCGTCTCGTTACAGCTTTTTAAGCTGAGCACCTTCCTCATGGGGTATAAGGAAGGGCTCCGGCTCATATCCCGATTGCGCCAATGGAACCTCATCAACTGGGGACGCCGGCTCAAGGTGATCAACGCGCTGATCCTGGTGCTGCTGCTCTACCTGCTGTGGCCGGAGGGCAAGAGCTCGTGGCAATGGCTCGCCGGCGCAGTGGCCCTGGGCCTGTTCGCCTGGCTGGTCAGCCGGCGGCACGTCTCGCGCGAGATTATGGTGCTGGTCCTGCTCGCCTTCTGGTGGTGCTTGCCATGGCTGCAGGAATCGTTGGGCGTTGCGTTTTGA
- the rsmI gene encoding 16S rRNA (cytidine(1402)-2'-O)-methyltransferase → MHSNGPRLFVVATPLGNLGDIAPRAREVLASADLVLAEDTRRAGLLFQHLGLASPSFLSLHEHNETARIPEVLTHLEEGATIALVSDAGTPLIADPGYRLVRACREAGYQVSPVPGPSAVATALSASGLPPYPYVFLGFLPRSSGERRRTLEPYAGLKATLVFFERLSRLPATLEDVQAVLGEREACVARELTKLHEEFILFRLGDWSDPEGTLKGEATVLIGPPEVREASAKEVDGIIVEERALGGGTKEVARRVHARVEGWTVKEIYERIGRR, encoded by the coding sequence ATGCATTCCAATGGTCCCCGTCTCTTCGTGGTGGCGACGCCTCTTGGCAACCTTGGTGACATTGCGCCGCGGGCCAGGGAAGTCCTCGCATCCGCAGACCTCGTCCTTGCAGAGGACACCCGCCGCGCCGGACTGTTGTTCCAGCACCTGGGCCTAGCTTCCCCCTCCTTTCTGAGCCTGCACGAACATAACGAGACTGCGCGTATTCCCGAGGTGCTCACCCACCTGGAGGAGGGCGCGACCATCGCCCTGGTTTCGGACGCCGGCACCCCGCTCATCGCCGACCCCGGCTACCGCCTGGTGCGCGCCTGCCGCGAGGCCGGCTACCAGGTCAGCCCCGTGCCCGGGCCATCAGCCGTTGCCACCGCGCTCAGCGCCTCGGGCCTGCCGCCGTATCCGTATGTTTTTCTGGGATTTCTGCCGCGCAGCAGCGGGGAACGCCGCCGCACTCTGGAGCCGTATGCCGGGCTCAAGGCCACGCTGGTGTTCTTCGAGCGGCTTTCGCGATTGCCGGCCACTTTGGAGGACGTGCAGGCAGTTTTGGGAGAACGCGAGGCGTGTGTGGCTCGGGAATTGACCAAGCTTCACGAGGAGTTTATCCTTTTCCGGCTAGGGGATTGGAGTGATCCCGAAGGGACCCTGAAGGGCGAGGCGACTGTCCTCATCGGCCCGCCCGAGGTCCGCGAGGCCTCCGCGAAAGAGGTGGACGGGATCATCGTGGAGGAACGCGCCCTGGGCGGCGGCACCAAGGAGGTGGCGCGCAGGGTTCATGCCCGAGTCGAAGGGTGGACGGTCAAGGAGATATATGAGCGCATCGGCCGGCGATGA
- a CDS encoding YraN family protein: protein MPARHLKRGARGEEAAARHLAAKGYALKHRNWRHAQLELDIVCMDGPTLVFVEVKTRDAGGMATPADGLTHAKQERLCRAAAAYLSEHGLWETPCRFDLVAVTAAEDGFEVEHVPDAFQWSPSLRGGDASWQPW from the coding sequence GTGCCTGCCCGGCATCTGAAGCGCGGCGCCCGCGGCGAGGAGGCGGCAGCCAGGCATCTGGCCGCCAAAGGATACGCCCTGAAGCACCGGAACTGGCGCCACGCGCAGCTGGAGCTGGACATTGTCTGCATGGACGGTCCGACCCTCGTCTTTGTGGAAGTGAAAACCCGCGACGCGGGCGGCATGGCCACGCCGGCAGACGGCCTGACCCATGCCAAGCAGGAGCGCCTGTGCCGCGCAGCAGCGGCGTATCTTTCCGAACACGGCCTCTGGGAGACGCCCTGCCGGTTCGATCTTGTAGCGGTCACCGCTGCCGAAGACGGTTTTGAAGTGGAGCACGTACCCGATGCATTCCAATGGTCCCCGTCTCTTCGTGGTGGCGACGCCTCTTGGCAACCTTGGTGA
- a CDS encoding ribonuclease HII: MADGESSRIQCRLLDLPTRGYFWERFPQPHAGVDEVGRGCLAGPVVAAAVILPPELKAYKPRLTDASAAAKKRARKQFGLPGLDGLADSKTLDAARREDLAARIKGCCLAWAIGVCWPREIERINIHQASLRAMERALSRLCSVPAFVAVDGTHPVPVALPQQPFVDGDALVPSIAAASIVAKTVRDRMMVALDKRFPGYGFANHKGYATEEHREAICRLGASIMHRRSFKGVDEKYLKERDSLCLPGI; this comes from the coding sequence ATGGCCGATGGCGAATCGAGCCGGATCCAATGCAGATTGCTGGATCTGCCGACGCGCGGCTACTTCTGGGAGCGATTCCCACAGCCGCATGCAGGCGTGGACGAGGTGGGCCGGGGCTGTCTGGCCGGTCCTGTCGTCGCCGCCGCCGTGATTCTGCCGCCTGAGCTCAAGGCGTATAAGCCGCGGCTGACCGATGCGTCCGCCGCGGCGAAAAAGCGCGCCCGGAAGCAGTTCGGTCTGCCCGGCCTGGACGGTCTTGCCGACTCCAAGACGCTGGACGCCGCCAGGCGCGAGGATCTTGCCGCGCGCATCAAGGGCTGCTGTCTGGCCTGGGCAATCGGCGTGTGCTGGCCGCGCGAGATAGAGCGGATCAACATCCACCAGGCCAGCCTGCGCGCCATGGAGCGCGCGCTGAGCCGTCTCTGCTCGGTTCCGGCGTTCGTGGCCGTGGACGGGACGCACCCCGTGCCCGTGGCCCTGCCGCAGCAGCCATTTGTGGACGGCGACGCCCTGGTGCCTTCCATCGCCGCCGCATCCATTGTGGCCAAGACGGTGCGCGACCGGATGATGGTCGCCCTGGACAAGCGCTTTCCCGGCTACGGCTTTGCCAACCACAAGGGCTACGCCACGGAAGAGCACCGCGAGGCCATCTGCCGGCTGGGCGCTTCCATCATGCACCGGCGCAGCTTCAAGGGCGTGGACGAGAAGTACCTCAAGGAGCGCGACTCGCTGTGCCTGCCCGGCATCTGA
- the rplS gene encoding 50S ribosomal protein L19 has product MEAIKKLEREHLRLDLPDFNPGDTVKVHLRIIEGEKERIQVFQGTVMRIRRGTTNATFTVRKISDGIGVERVFPFHTPFIERVEVVTEGKVRRAKLYYLRGLKGKAARIKTKNLWEKKK; this is encoded by the coding sequence ATGGAAGCCATCAAGAAACTCGAGCGCGAACACCTTCGTTTGGATCTCCCGGATTTCAACCCGGGCGACACCGTCAAGGTCCACTTGCGCATCATCGAGGGTGAGAAAGAGCGTATCCAGGTCTTCCAGGGCACGGTTATGCGCATCCGCCGCGGCACCACCAACGCCACCTTCACCGTGCGCAAGATTTCCGACGGCATCGGCGTCGAGCGCGTCTTCCCCTTCCACACGCCCTTCATCGAGCGCGTCGAGGTGGTGACGGAAGGCAAGGTCCGCCGTGCGAAGCTGTACTACCTGCGTGGCCTGAAGGGTAAAGCCGCCCGGATCAAGACCAAGAATCTCTGGGAAAAGAAGAAGTAA
- the trmD gene encoding tRNA (guanosine(37)-N1)-methyltransferase TrmD yields MHFSICTLFPEFFDSPLAVGLLGRAVEEGVLSVERVNPRDFTEDNHRTVDDRPYGGGPGMVMLLDPMLKALGHVEQRGGRGRTILLTPRGRPLDQNLARELAGEERLTVICGRYEGMDARLGDLVEIEEISVGDFVLSGGESAACCLLESVGRLLPGFMGHEESGDEESFALGLLEYPHYTRPEVVHDEKGRELRVPEVLLSGDHKRIAAYRRELALATTWERRPELLATAPLTQQDVESLQERRAHSPKPARGRNLYLVLAHHPVLNKEGEEVAVSLTNLDIHDIGRVSRCYGLGGFFITTPLEDQRRLAATLLEHWTGGAGSVANPDRAEALSGVGVVASIPEALDAIRDRAGRDPLVYATSARIALERRRGGKRKKTAMPESVTIPQVGEALDDRPVALLMGTGSGLAPGVVRAVDAVVRPLRPFADYNHLSVRSATSILVDRILGDTE; encoded by the coding sequence ATGCACTTCTCCATCTGCACGCTCTTTCCCGAGTTTTTCGACAGCCCGCTTGCCGTGGGGCTGTTGGGTCGTGCCGTGGAGGAGGGCGTGCTCAGCGTGGAGCGGGTCAACCCCCGGGACTTCACCGAGGACAACCACCGCACTGTGGACGACCGTCCATACGGCGGCGGCCCCGGCATGGTCATGCTGCTGGACCCCATGCTCAAGGCGCTGGGCCACGTGGAGCAGCGCGGCGGCCGCGGCCGGACCATTCTGCTCACACCGCGGGGCCGGCCCCTGGACCAGAATCTGGCGCGAGAGCTGGCAGGCGAGGAGCGGCTTACCGTGATCTGCGGCCGGTACGAGGGCATGGACGCACGCCTGGGCGATCTCGTGGAGATCGAGGAAATTTCCGTGGGCGACTTCGTGCTCAGCGGGGGCGAGTCCGCAGCGTGCTGCCTGCTGGAGTCCGTGGGGCGGCTGCTGCCCGGCTTCATGGGGCACGAGGAATCCGGGGACGAGGAAAGCTTTGCCCTGGGCCTGCTGGAGTACCCGCATTACACCCGGCCCGAGGTGGTGCACGACGAGAAGGGCAGAGAGCTGCGCGTGCCCGAGGTGCTGCTCTCCGGCGACCACAAGCGCATTGCCGCGTATCGGCGGGAGCTGGCCCTGGCCACCACATGGGAGCGCCGGCCCGAGCTTTTGGCCACGGCGCCGCTCACGCAGCAGGACGTGGAATCTCTGCAGGAGCGGCGCGCGCACTCGCCAAAACCGGCGCGCGGGCGTAATCTATACCTTGTTCTGGCGCACCATCCGGTGCTGAACAAAGAGGGTGAAGAGGTGGCGGTTTCGTTGACGAACCTCGACATCCATGATATTGGCCGCGTTTCCCGTTGTTACGGGCTCGGTGGATTTTTTATCACGACCCCTCTGGAAGATCAGCGCCGTCTGGCAGCGACTCTTTTGGAGCACTGGACCGGCGGAGCCGGCTCCGTAGCCAATCCGGACCGCGCCGAGGCGCTATCCGGGGTGGGTGTGGTCGCGAGCATTCCCGAGGCTCTGGACGCGATACGGGACCGCGCCGGACGCGATCCGCTGGTGTACGCCACCAGCGCACGGATTGCACTGGAGCGGCGCCGCGGCGGCAAGCGGAAAAAGACGGCGATGCCAGAGTCCGTCACCATTCCGCAGGTTGGCGAGGCGTTGGATGATCGACCAGTCGCGCTGCTTATGGGCACCGGCTCCGGGTTGGCCCCCGGCGTCGTGCGCGCGGTCGATGCGGTCGTAAGGCCGCTCAGGCCCTTTGCGGATTACAATCACCTCTCGGTCCGTTCCGCCACGTCCATTCTGGTGGACCGGATCCTGGGGGACACCGAGTAG
- the rimM gene encoding ribosome maturation factor RimM (Essential for efficient processing of 16S rRNA) codes for MADKASPLFVLIGRVAKAHGIYGDIVADLYAESPAILDHVGELYLRSEPAGSYPDEDTTDVEPPRRVRVHAWREHQGRALLSLKGLRDRNGADALRGSTIWVRADELPEPDEDDVFLYELDGLEVFTEDGARIGTVEDLMETGHSGQEVWVIRGDGGEEILFPAEPEFVLELDPDARRVVIAPPPGLLELYREPEDTAGKQPDADKPQDA; via the coding sequence ATGGCCGACAAGGCTTCTCCTCTTTTTGTGCTCATCGGCCGCGTGGCCAAGGCGCACGGCATCTACGGCGACATCGTAGCGGATCTCTACGCCGAGTCGCCCGCGATCCTGGACCACGTGGGTGAGCTCTACCTGCGTAGCGAGCCGGCCGGCTCCTATCCGGACGAGGACACCACCGATGTGGAACCGCCCAGGCGCGTGCGCGTGCATGCTTGGCGCGAGCATCAGGGCCGGGCGCTCCTCTCTCTGAAGGGCCTGCGCGACCGCAACGGGGCCGACGCCCTGCGCGGCTCCACCATCTGGGTCCGCGCCGACGAGCTGCCCGAGCCGGACGAGGACGATGTCTTCCTGTACGAGCTCGACGGGCTGGAGGTCTTTACCGAGGACGGCGCGCGCATCGGCACGGTGGAGGACCTCATGGAGACGGGCCACTCCGGCCAGGAGGTCTGGGTCATCCGCGGCGACGGCGGCGAGGAGATACTTTTCCCGGCCGAGCCCGAGTTCGTGCTGGAGCTCGATCCCGATGCCAGACGCGTGGTCATTGCGCCGCCGCCTGGTCTGCTGGAGCTGTACCGCGAGCCGGAGGACACCGCCGGCAAGCAACCGGACGCGGACAAGCCGCAGGACGCCTAG
- a CDS encoding KH domain-containing protein, translating into MMKELIEYIAKSLVDDPDSVQVTEVEGEQTSVLELKVAKEDLGKVIGKQGRTARAMRTILGAASTKARKRAVLEILE; encoded by the coding sequence ATCATGAAGGAACTCATCGAGTACATTGCGAAGTCTCTCGTGGACGACCCTGACAGTGTGCAAGTGACCGAGGTAGAGGGCGAACAGACGTCCGTTCTGGAGCTCAAGGTGGCCAAGGAAGACCTTGGCAAGGTGATAGGCAAGCAGGGCCGTACGGCCCGCGCCATGCGCACCATCCTGGGAGCAGCCTCCACGAAAGCCAGAAAGCGGGCTGTTCTCGAGATCCTCGAATAA
- the rpsP gene encoding 30S ribosomal protein S16 produces the protein MSLKIRLTRMGSKKRPFYRIVALDSATRRDGRPLDYLGHYNPMVDPAEINVDNDKVKLWMDRGATPSDTVKSLLKKAATAE, from the coding sequence ATGTCTCTCAAAATCCGTTTGACCCGCATGGGTTCCAAGAAGCGTCCCTTCTACCGCATCGTTGCGCTGGACAGCGCTACCCGCCGCGACGGCCGCCCGCTCGACTACCTGGGACATTACAATCCCATGGTTGACCCGGCCGAGATTAATGTGGATAACGATAAAGTGAAGCTGTGGATGGATCGGGGCGCCACGCCTTCGGACACGGTCAAGTCGCTGCTGAAGAAAGCCGCCACTGCCGAGTAA
- the ffh gene encoding signal recognition particle protein, whose product MFESLSDRLNGVFKKFRGQGRLDEENIRAGLREVRLALLEADVNYKVVKDFVDRVRERAMGQDVLKSLTPGQQVVKIVHDELVELLGGEQQDLELRAKGPAVIMMVGLQGSGKTTTTGKLALHLRKDRKMSPLMVPADVYRPAAIQQLTSLGKQLDMPVFASSTEMNPVDIAKNAVAQAEAEGQDVVILDTAGRLHIDEHLMEELANIKAAVSPNEILFVADAMTGQDAVNVADRFNDLLDVSGIVLTKMDGDARGGAALSIKSVTDKPIKFVGVGEKLSELEIFHPDRIAGRILGMGDVMTLIEKAQTEIDEEEAEAIGKKMQRAEFDFEDFRKQMRRLKKLGSLDSLMKLIPGMGSVREKLGDLNVHEKELGRVEAMINSMTAQERRQPKVINPSRRERIAKGSGVDVQDVNQLIKNFDNMQKMMKKMMGGGSKGKKKRMPQMPGMGGGMPGMPGMGGMGGMGGLPGMEGMPGMEEGPAPKRTGSTKADRKKKKQKRQQRKKKK is encoded by the coding sequence GTGTTTGAAAGCCTTTCCGATCGCCTGAACGGCGTCTTCAAGAAGTTCCGCGGGCAGGGACGCCTGGATGAGGAAAACATCCGGGCGGGGCTGCGCGAGGTTCGGCTTGCGCTTTTGGAAGCGGACGTCAACTACAAGGTGGTCAAGGACTTCGTGGACCGTGTGCGCGAGCGCGCCATGGGCCAGGACGTCCTCAAGAGCCTGACGCCCGGCCAGCAGGTGGTGAAGATCGTCCATGACGAGCTCGTGGAGCTCCTGGGCGGCGAGCAGCAGGACCTGGAGCTCCGGGCCAAGGGTCCGGCGGTCATCATGATGGTCGGCCTGCAGGGCTCCGGTAAGACCACCACCACGGGCAAGCTCGCGCTGCATCTGCGCAAGGACCGCAAGATGAGTCCGCTCATGGTCCCGGCGGACGTCTACCGTCCCGCGGCCATCCAGCAGCTCACCTCCCTGGGCAAGCAGCTCGACATGCCGGTGTTCGCATCCTCCACCGAGATGAATCCGGTGGACATCGCCAAGAACGCCGTGGCCCAGGCAGAGGCCGAGGGCCAGGACGTGGTGATCCTGGACACCGCCGGCCGGCTGCACATAGACGAACATCTCATGGAGGAGCTCGCGAACATCAAGGCCGCGGTCTCCCCCAACGAAATACTTTTCGTGGCCGACGCCATGACCGGTCAGGACGCGGTCAACGTGGCGGATCGCTTCAACGATCTTCTCGACGTTTCCGGTATCGTGCTGACCAAGATGGACGGCGACGCCCGCGGCGGTGCCGCGCTTTCCATCAAGAGCGTCACGGACAAGCCCATCAAGTTCGTGGGCGTGGGCGAGAAGCTCTCCGAGCTGGAGATCTTCCACCCGGATCGCATCGCCGGCCGCATTCTCGGCATGGGCGACGTGATGACGCTCATCGAGAAGGCCCAGACCGAGATCGACGAGGAAGAAGCCGAGGCCATCGGCAAGAAGATGCAGCGCGCGGAGTTCGACTTCGAGGACTTCCGCAAGCAAATGCGCCGGCTCAAGAAGCTCGGCTCGCTCGATTCGCTCATGAAGCTCATTCCCGGCATGGGGTCTGTCCGCGAGAAGCTGGGCGACCTGAACGTGCACGAGAAGGAGCTTGGCCGCGTGGAGGCCATGATCAACTCCATGACGGCTCAGGAGCGCCGCCAGCCCAAGGTCATCAACCCCAGCCGCCGCGAGCGCATCGCCAAGGGCTCCGGGGTGGACGTCCAGGACGTCAACCAGCTCATCAAGAACTTCGACAACATGCAGAAGATGATGAAGAAGATGATGGGCGGCGGTAGCAAGGGCAAGAAAAAGCGCATGCCCCAGATGCCCGGCATGGGCGGCGGAATGCCCGGCATGCCCGGTATGGGTGGCATGGGCGGCATGGGTGGACTGCCCGGCATGGAAGGCATGCCCGGCATGGAGGAGGGCCCGGCGCCCAAGCGCACCGGCTCCACCAAGGCCGACCGCAAGAAGAAGAAGCAGAAGCGCCAACAGCGCAAAAAGAAGAAATAA
- a CDS encoding efflux RND transporter periplasmic adaptor subunit, protein MRTLLVLILLAALAGGGWWWYQHRDVAGDIRVLDTATLDYGEVREVLEATGIIKSQVGAVVKIGVRATGEIVNLPFRVGDHVDKGQLIAAIDDRELQAQLKQTQADLDMAKAKAQYTQRNMERQRELYNKKLVDRDTLENAIQTADTAQAEVDRREAEIEALRVRISYTRIYSPIDGVVSQVSAQEGETVVTGLQVANLITVLDPTRLEMWIYMDETDVGRVKPGQKVEFTVDAYPDRTFESEVDQIYPEPEIRDNIVYYQVLCHISKEQAELLRPEMTTQCRVIVTTKDHVLALPNTALKWVAGEQAVFRTTGLGENATVEKITERNGLKLGLKGLTHSEVTSGLSAGDRVATQLVLPQQQPAPAGGGSR, encoded by the coding sequence ATGCGCACCCTGCTCGTTCTCATTCTCCTGGCCGCCCTCGCCGGCGGCGGCTGGTGGTGGTATCAACACCGCGACGTAGCCGGCGACATACGCGTTCTCGACACCGCGACCCTTGATTACGGAGAAGTGCGCGAGGTGCTGGAGGCCACAGGCATCATCAAGTCCCAGGTGGGCGCCGTGGTCAAGATTGGCGTGCGCGCCACCGGCGAGATCGTGAACCTGCCCTTCCGCGTGGGCGACCATGTGGACAAGGGCCAGCTCATCGCCGCCATCGACGACCGCGAGCTTCAGGCCCAGCTCAAGCAGACCCAGGCCGACCTGGATATGGCCAAGGCCAAGGCGCAGTACACCCAGCGCAACATGGAGCGCCAGCGCGAGCTCTACAACAAGAAGCTCGTGGACCGCGACACGCTGGAGAACGCCATCCAGACCGCCGATACCGCCCAGGCCGAGGTGGACCGCCGCGAGGCCGAGATCGAGGCCCTCCGCGTGCGCATCTCGTACACCAGAATATACAGCCCCATCGACGGCGTGGTCAGTCAAGTTTCGGCCCAGGAGGGCGAGACCGTGGTCACCGGCCTGCAGGTCGCCAACCTGATCACCGTGCTGGACCCCACCCGCCTGGAGATGTGGATATACATGGACGAGACCGACGTGGGCCGCGTTAAGCCCGGCCAGAAGGTGGAGTTCACCGTGGACGCCTACCCGGACAGGACCTTTGAGAGCGAGGTGGACCAGATCTACCCCGAGCCCGAGATTCGCGACAACATCGTCTACTACCAGGTGCTCTGCCACATCTCCAAGGAGCAGGCCGAGCTGCTGCGGCCCGAGATGACCACCCAGTGCCGCGTCATCGTGACCACAAAGGACCACGTGCTGGCCCTGCCCAACACCGCGCTGAAGTGGGTGGCCGGCGAGCAGGCCGTGTTCCGCACCACCGGCCTGGGCGAGAACGCCACGGTGGAGAAGATCACCGAGAGGAACGGGCTGAAGCTGGGGCTCAAGGGCCTGACCCACAGCGAGGTGACGTCCGGGTTGTCAGCCGGGGATCGCGTGGCCACGCAGCTTGTGCTGCCGCAACAGCAACCCGCCCCGGCCGGCGGAGGCAGCCGATGA